ATAATTTTTGAAACTGCAAGTATCAGGAAGTCAGCTCCAGAATTAAGTGTTAAATGGGTTTTAAACATCAGTGTTTCGGTCTGTTATGGTAAAAAGATCATGGATTCGGGAGTCAGCTATATATCTGGATCAGGGCCACCACCTACTAACCAGATAACCCTGGACCAGTTACTAAAACCCATTGACCTTTAGTGTTTGTTTCTATAAATTTGGATAATAGTATCCTATACGTTATTGTAGAGAAGAAAATGGATAAATACAAAAAAGTATTGCTCTTCAGAGTGACAATACTTGTATCATTGACATTTGCCACTTACCATATGGCAGGCCACTGTTTTTCATAGTCTTTGGcctttctgttttaaatattttgctggCAATTTTTAATGACTATTGCCCTGTGATAATACTATATAGAAAACTTCGTAAGTCTCCATCAATTTATCTTTAGCATTATTTTTATCATCGGACTTGATAGTCACATATCTGTGAATAGATTGTAGTACACTGTAGTCATGCTCATTTGGACAAGAGAGCATACTTTCCTTAATACAGGTGTTGATATCAGTACAGTTTCTATTTATTCTTACTGTATTGGTCAGCTTTTCAATACTATCATGAAATACTTGAGGCAGGCTAGTTGGTTTGCAATTTTGGAAATTCAAAGTCTAAACAGCATAAGAGAGGCTGTAGCAGGGGCCTCCTTGGGCTATATCACATCAAGGCAGAAGTACACATGTATCGCTgtgtgatctctccctctcctgataaagccaccaggattcaaccAGGGGAGCTTCACTCTAATGACCTAATCTAAttgaatcacttcccaaatgccccattTCTAAACACCATAGTCAGATAACATGTCTGGCCTCTTAATACCATTAACATATAACTTGGGGGCTTTAACTCCTTCATGAGTTCAAGGGGATAGATCATATTCAAGTCATAGTGCTTGCTAAGGAAAACTTGgtggaaaaataaatatcaaagtaTTTACTAAGCCTTTCGGTATACCTCAGGAAAGAACAAAGCAGATCATTGCAACTTAGAAAAGCCTGAACTATGAAATCTTTCAGTTTTTAATCATTTATCTGCTATAACCACTATAATACTGAACGTGTtccattttaattgaatttttcataCTACTACAACAACAAAGCAAGCTTTGTCCTCCTAATTCATTTTGGTGGGTCTTGTCAtcaagttgtttttttcttttaatttttgctcaATTCTGAGGTCAATTATCACTCAAAGCAGTCATAATTTCCCTGTGTTATGAGTTCACAAAGTTTGCTCTACTTCTGCAACCAATCTGCATAACTCtatatgtctttctctctttccttgtatGACTTGACAGTACTACTGTTCAAGCAAATCCAGACTCTGCAAGTGTAGAACTCAACAATAATTCTACTTAGCACTCAAATATTAGGATTGCTATTGCTATGAGGAGATAGCATAGAGAGTCAAAGTTTttcaaagtttttcatttttcattttttatgaaaacTTAGCAGCAAACTGTTTGAGTAGGCAATTATTAAATAGTCTTGTTCATTTCTCAAGATATTTGGTATCCAATCTATTTCATGTGCATAAACACATatagaaaaaactaaaaagagggcaaaatgtttataatatattGTGACaggttaaaaatattattatttgtggcattgtggcacagcaggtaaagctgtcacctgcagcattagtatcccacatgggtgctggtttgagtcccagctgctccacttatgatccagctccctgctaatgtgcctgggaaagcagcagaatgtggcccaagtccttgggcccctgcacccatctaggagaactagaagaagctcctggctcctggcttcagaccagccctgctctggccattgcagccatttggagagtgaaccagcaaataaaagatctctcactgtccctctgtaactctgccttttaaataaataagtaaatatttaaaaatattattactaTATGGCCCAATTTTGTTAAATAATACTATTTGTTATATAATagtatttaaatatcttttaaatgatgtttttaaacCTAAAACAATACACTTAAGATGGTCTCAATTTTGTGAAATACAGGAAGCATACtctaaaagtttatttcttttttaaaacggcttatttatttatttgaaaggcacagttacagaaaaatggggggagacagagaagagatagatcttcattcactggttcactccccaaatggttacaacagtcagggctgggacagaccaaagccaggagccaggagcttcatccggatgtCTTATGTGggcgacaggggcccaagcacttggaccatcttccattgcttttccaggagcattttcagggtgctggatcagaagtggagcagccaaaactcaaactggcacccatatggttgctggctctacaagcagcagcttaacctgctgtaccacagtgccatccccaaaaGTTTATTTCTAAGAACTAGGATTATGAATTAattatgatttctttctcttaagTGTGCTGTATAGATAGATGAAagaatggatagatagatagataagacagaaaaagataaaatatacacacagaaaatGGCAATTTACTTTAAATTCAACATAGTATGTAGTAAACTTTGAAATCCCATTATTGTCAGTGAATTAATTTATAAACCAGAAGGACAATTTAGTATTTTGTGGAAAGGATAATTCCTTTCCAGTAAGTAGAATGCCCATGTCTGCTATCCGGGGCCCTGGTTACCGGGTTATCCACCTGAGAAGCCTAATCTGTTAGCCAGCAAATAGCATGATGAGCATAGAATATGAATAAGCCTAGCCCTGAATGTCAGCTCCTTGAAAGGATGATCTTATCTGTTGTGCCCTACTGCATCTCCAGGGTCCAGCACAGTGCCACGCATATAATAGGCCCTCAagaatgtacaatttgggacatgctcaatcggacttgccccaaatggtggagttagaaatgtgccaggggattccaatacaatcccatcaaggtggcatgtaccaatgccatctcactagtccaagtgatcatcttcagttcacaattgatcacactgataggtctaagagtcaaagggatcacacaaacaaaactagtgtctgctaatactaactgatagatccaaaaagggagagaacgagccaacatgggaagtgggagacacagcagacccatagaatagcagatgtcctaaataacactctggcctcagaatcagcccttaaggcattcagatctggctgaagagcccatgagagtattttaggcatggaaagccaagacactctggaaaaaaaaaaaaaaaagacctaaatgaaagatctccgcgagtgagatcccagtggaaagaacagggccatcaaagaaggaggtacctttctctgaagggaggagagaacttccactttgactatgactgtgtctaaataagattgaagtcggcgaaccctaaaggcttccatagctttggcaactcatgactagagcctagggagattactgacaccataaacaagagtgtcaaattgttaagtcaacaacaggagtcactgtgtacttacgtctcatgtgggatctgtccttaatgtgttgtccaatgtgaagtaatgctatggctagtactgaaacagtatttttacactttgtgtttctgtgtgggtgcaaactgatgaaatccttacttagtatatactgaatcgatcttccatatataaagataattgaaaatgaaaaaaaacttggttttaaattggaaattgcatagaagattaatcaattttaaaaaaatatcatgtaggatctctgtccttaatgtgctgtacattgtgtacatgctataactagtactcaaacaatatgtttcactttgtgttactatgtgagggcaaactgttgaaatctttacttagtatatactaaactgatcttctgtatataaagagaattgaaaatgaaccttgatgtgaatggaaggggagagggagcaggaagggggagggttgtgggtgggagggaagttaagggggggggggagccattgtaatccataagctgtactttggaaatttatattcattaaataaaagtttaaaaaaaataagccctCAAGAAACACTTTTTCAATGAAAGGCTAGTTCATATAAGCCTGATGAAAGCCCCCTACTTCCTCAGAGTGGACATTCAAGTAAGCAGACAAGCAACATCCCTCAGACCCTCTGACAGATTCTCACGCCCTGGCATTCATATAAATGTTAGCATTTATCAATAATCATTGAGCACATAATACATCTGACACATGTGCCAGACCACATGCATTATATAACTTACTCTTCATAACTATGTAACTACAAGGCATGTTCTattgtttttttcccattttgtaggCATGGAATCTGAAATATAGGTGATATCATTCCTCCAAGGCTACTACAGTGAAACTGGGACCTGATCTGATCACAGGATTCCTGAAGCCAAAAACTTATCCTTAACCAAGATACTTTTGTAAGTTTCagacaaaaattttatttcaaaatgtaatggTAGAAAAAATGCACCTCCCTTATGTAATTAATTAGCATCTTCATTTATAATAATGACAGCTATGTAACTATGtaactccttttctttttggctaCCAGGAAGCTCAGAGACAAATATAACTGTATTGGCCATTAGGGACTGTGACTTTGGGGTTTCTTTTCCCAGATGTTGACTTTGACTGTttctacattcatatttttatttctaattttattatctGATATTCTATTATAAATCATCTCAAATCCTTCAAAAGCCTTTGGAATAAGAGAAATTAGCATCATTGTGTCTTGATTTTACCATATTTCCAATTCATGGATCTGTCACCTCCTTGTAGAATGCTCTATACTGTTTAAAGAAAGACCAATTAGTAATTTGTTCCAAATTCACATGCTGTACTGTCCTTTCAAACACATTGTATGGTTGTTTCTAAATcatattaatttcaaaattgttaaaaagaaaataaagctgaTAACAATTGTCCAACAGCAATATTTGGTTTagttttcttgtttaattttagGCTTTACTTTTCAGTGACATCCGTTCAGTCACTTGTTGACCTTAATTCTTAGAGTGTAAGATGAAGTCATTATTACCAAAGGGAAGACCAGTCATGAAACAGATTTGCATATAACTGCTAATGTTTACGTATCTAATAGtaaatgtatttggaaaaaaaatggaaagttttCTGACCCACTTTAAATCAGTGTTTCAGTAAAAGATTACTGAGAAATTTACATATTGAAGAGGCTTGGTTTCCATGAGGTCAGTAGTCATTACTCAAAGGAGAAATTGACATGCTCGTATGATTTGTTTGTAGATCGCAATGTAGGGATTGGGGAAACACTGATGGATTGTGGTTGCTTTGATATGGCATGAGGTGACACATCTTTTTTGCATGGATAGGTCTTTTTACACTTCTGGGCTCTACATCAGTAATTCGGGGCTGGGAAACAGGATGAATGAAGAGCAAGCCTCTTTTACTCACGTAGTAAAGGCATTACACACTACTGAAAAGTCACCAGGGACAGGATACCTTTCAGTCAAATGCCTAGCATAGATAACATCATAGCTGCTCAAAGTTCTTTGGGTCATACAGAGGAGGTCTATTTTTTAATGAAGCCCAAAGCATTTTGTGATCTGATTCCATCATATTAAGAGAGCTCGGTCTggcctgggctggcgctgtggcatagtaggctaagcagaTGGGCTAAGataagtgggctaagcctccacctgcagcaaatCCCATACAACTGCCaattcatatcccggctgctcctcttccaatccagctttctgttatggtcttggaaagcagtggaagatataccaagagcttggacccctacacctgtgtggaaggcgtggaggaagctcctggctcctggtatcagatttgcagccatttggggagtgaaccagtgaatgaaagacctttctctctgtctctcccactctctgtaactctctcaaataaataaataaatctaaagaaagaaagaaagaaagaaagaaagcaagcttaGTCTCTATTAGGTAGAGCAAACATCAAAAAATTGTAGTagaggaaagaaaattacagaacataTTCACAGATGATTTTCACCAAAGGAGGACACTAACCCACAGATCCATGGCCAAAGGTGAAAAAACACAGAATCCAAATCTTGAGAAAAGATTCTGCCTCCAGTCTCTTAGCCCTTACCAGATCATTAACAACTCAGTTAAAAAGTCTTCATGCCTTTAATCATCATGTCATATAAGACAGGGATTTCCCTTGTACCTGCCCCTGGAGTGTTCCTACCATTAATTCCTTTTACAAGATTTCACAGCCACAGAAAATACATAACAACATTATGTGTGAGAACAATGACACTTCAGGGCTGATACTAAGACTGCTATTTCCTACTTAACAAACCATATTAATTTCAAATCTATTAAGTTCGAATTCTTGCAAGACAATATCTTTAACCTCAGAGATGAACCTCTGGTATGTAACAATAGGAAAGCCTTGAAGTTAGGGTAGATACTCCAGATCTTGATAAACTACATCTAAATCTGGATCTCAATTAAATCCTCCTTTACAAACCTTCCAATGCCATCAAGATGGTTCTCTATTGCAAATACTCTCCTCTCTTAtcatctcttccttttaaatgtcTGTTTGACATTGCTTCTTGTATGCCGGCCCATTTTCAAAAGACCATGCCACCTGAGAGAATGCCTTCCAGCTACTCATTATTCTCTACATATAAGAtcaagagcgagagagaagtcTTGCCCCATGATGTACATAGCATTAAACAAAATGCAACACACCTCCTTGAATAGCCATTGTCTTAATACTATAGAACACATTAACCAGTAATAATCACACCATACTCCTCCTAAGTGGAGAtcattgttaatttttgtttaaaagctggtaaaatagaaattagaaagtaaaatagaaagcaaatagTCTCTCAAAGGACTGCTATCacctaaacaaaaacaaaaaatatttatttatttatttaacattttagtaaCAGTCTTACTTTTATGTTACAATTACACAAAAGGCTCTACAATACTTTCCTGGATacaaaaggaagaattttttctttcattatttgtaTTATTCTCTACTGTAAATAGAAAGATATCCTGTTAAATGGACTAATAATTTCAAGAAGCCTTGAAAATCATTTCCCTAAGTCAGTAAACCTACAAACATTTCACCAGTATCACCTCTTCAAaaatgtttctggctcctgggaaCATTTCCTAGTCTCAAGTTGCATAATTTCTCCCCAGCTACCCAGCTTCCAACTCTCAACATGCAGTCCCCTATTGTGTTTGGTCATCTGGTTCTAGCCCTCAGAGAAGCTGGATTGATAAACCTAAAGATAATCACTAGGCAAAATTATCATGCCTAAATTAACTGCTCCCAtttgttctttattattttctttttccaaaaagtcataaaatgtctttaattttttcctctaaaattcATAATCAAAGATTAGCTGACTTAAAGACCCACtttacaaaggaaggaaggaagtctcAGAAAGATGAACTAAGCCTAAAAGAAGCAGAGCCAAGTCAAATTAAAACAATGGTGCCCTCTTCTCCCGCGTTCCATCTGCTCTCTCAGTCCAGCCTTCATTCTGCCTCAAATGACTGTGATGCAAACCTGAGTCAGCTGCTTCTGCAAACAACCCCAGAGAAAGAGCTTCTACCACCCTCTCTGTACTTCCAGATGTTCTCCAGTTCAAGCACTTGCCAAGGAAATCAGCCCTACTCAAGGCTGAGCACACCCAATTCCAATCGCCATGTCAAAAGAATGAATCCCGGGTGTGTATCCGGGCTGTGAGGTGCTGCGAGCCTCGGCGGACCTTGctgcccctgtctctctcacGCGCGAGGAAGCGATGCGGAGGGGTGGAAAATGGCAGAGCTGCAGATGTTACTAGAGGAGGAGATCCCGTCTGGCAAGAGGGCGCTGATAGAGAGTTACCAGAACCTGACCCGGGTGGCGGACTACTGTGAAAACAACTACATACAGGCTACAGACAAGAGAAAAGCTTTAGAAGAGACCAAAGCCTACACAACCCAATCTCTAGCTAGTGTTGCTTATCAGATAAATGCACTGGCCAACAATGTGCTCCAATTGCTGGACATTCAAGCCTCCCAGCTTCGGAGAATGGAGTCTTCCATCAATCATATCTCACAGACTGTGGATATTCATAAAGAGAAAGTGGCTCGAAGAGAGATTGGTATTTTGACAACCAATAAGAATACATCAAGAACTCACAAAATAATAGCACCTGCAAATATGGAGCGCCCTGTAAGGTATATTCGGAAACCTATTGACTACACAGTTTTGGATGATGTGGGCCATGGTGTCAAGTGGCTAAAAGCCAAGCATGGAAATAACCAGCCTGCAAGAACTGGCACATTGTCGAGAACAAATCCTCCTACTCAGAAACCACCAAGTCCTCCCATGTCAGGCCGGGGAACGTTGGGACGGAATACTCCGTATAAAACCCTGGAACCTGTTAAACCCCCAACAGTTCCTAATGACTACATGACAAGTCCTGCTAGGCTTGGAAGTCAACATAGTCCAGGCCGGACAGCTTCTTTAAATCAGAGACCAAGAACACACAGTGGAAGTAGTGGAGGAAGTGGAAGtcgagaaaacagtggaagtagTAGTATTGGCATTCCCATTGCTGTGCCTACACCATCGCCACCGACAGTTGGACCAGTTGCTGATAGTCCaacgcccccaccaccacctccgcCGGATGATGTTCCCATGTTTGATGACTCTccgcctccaccaccaccacctccagtggACTACGAAGACGAGGAGGCTGCTGTGGTCCAGTATAACGATCCATATGCAGATGGGGATCCTGCCTGGGCCCCCAAGAATTATATTGAGAAAGTTGTTGCAATATATGATTACACAAAAGACAAGGATGATGAGCTGTCCTTCATGGAGGGTGCAATCATTTATGTTATAAAGAAGAATGATGATGGCTGGTATAAAGGAGTCTGCAATCGAGTGACTGGTCTCTTCCCTGGGAACTATGTTGAATCAATCATGCACTATACTGAttagatttttgcttttaaagtagGATCTTATTACTCAGTCATACTGTGGGACTATTACGATTAACAGAATTGtcttaatatgttttaaaatgtgccCATATTTTCAGGACATGCTGTTTTATTAGTATAATTGAATGTCTACCTATAAGCATAAATCATTGAGGCAGTTTGTGTATTGCTAAAGAGCAACTTAAACAAGAGGCTGTCCCTGATCATGCTTATGTACTTACTTACACAATGTTAACTTATGACCAGCCTAAATATTCTGGGGAAGCGGGGTataatatttaatgaattatATGATTCAGATTGTATCATTACATGTTTCAGTGAGCATGGTTACTAATGCTATGTCAAACtaatattaaaatcagaaaacttaaaaaaaaaaaagaatgaatcccatcatgattttatcttttagatttacttatttatttatttgaaagtcagagtaagagagagagagagagagagagagagagagagatcttccatccgttggttcactcctcaatgacCACAATGgataaggctggaccaggccaaagccaggagccaggagccaggaactccatcatggcatcccacatgggtgacagggcccaagtactcagtccatgctctgctgccttcccagttccattagcaggcagctggatcagaagcagaacagctgggactcaaatcagcactcctatatgggatgctagcactgcaaacGAACCCACTGGTTCACAATGCTAGCCCTTCCATCTTTATTTTAAACCAATTGTGGTAGGGAGGTCACCTGGTCACCTAATGATAAGAAAGTCACTAGAGAAAAGGTCCACCAATAAGGAAGACACTAGTGAAAATTTCTAGCAATAAAGCAATcactacaaatgaaaaaaaagttcctAGCCAAGAGCAaactactttatatatatatatacatatatattaagatataattataaataatatataagtatataatatatttatattataataaataatataatataggaaataatataataaataatataatgtaataaatttatattataataaatatatttttatatacatatatttttatatatagtagTCTCTGGGCAGCAGCCAGATCCTAGTTGTCCTGACTGTCCACTGATCCCTTGAAGAATATTTAACAAATCTAACTCTGCCAACTCTATCAGACTGCTCTGTTCAACTGATCACTTCTCATGACATTCTGGAGGTCCACACAGGGACTACTCTGATCATAGGGAGCCAACTTCCTATTTGTGGTGTAATAGGCAATGGCAGGTCATTTGGGCAAATCCACACACATTGTTGGCCCCCTGATCACTCCTAGCCCTTCCTTCTCATCTATTACTGGTCCCTGGGGGATAGATTGCCAGTGCATGGGCAACTAGTGATTCAAAGGCCTTGTTCTTGGATACTTCGTACCCATCACCCTGGGGATGAGGAGCCCTTCCATTCCATCTTAGCAGGTTCTCTTTGTCCTTCACAAAGGTCAAAGGCCTACTGCTCTCCAATTTTTTGGCTAACCACCCATTTGGAATCATTTGAGCCTGAAGGATTTATGCTTCAAGGGTAAATACAACTTAATGTTCCTTTCTTCCAGACCTGGACTGGCTACTCAGCAGCAAAGAGTTTCTCTCTTTGAGGGGACATGTCATGGCTTCCTTTTAGGCAAAGGAGCACTAAAGGTACACTTCAGTGGGTGGGACGCTACTGCTGAAGTGGGTACCCATTTAAATTTAGTGTCTCCCTTCCAGTGGAACACCCCAGACAGGGTCTACACTGGTAGTCCCTTAGTTGAGCCTTTCTTCACCACTTAGTTGAGCTATTTTGAAGAATGGGACAATCGCCTTCCATCCTTCTTGATTCACCCCTGAAACACATTCCAAAGAATTAAGATCACTTTGAAACACAGATCCTGAAATGGAAGCATCTAGTTTTCTCTTGTAATGTTGTGTGGCCCCGATGTAAACTTCTGGAGTAGGGGCCTGGCACTTGAACAGAACTCTGAGCTACAATACTGCCCTTCTGCTTCCATTGCAATCTTTCTAAATGGTCTGAGGTCCATTACATTCAAGTATTCATGGCCCTACTGAAACCCTGACCTATCCAAATGCTGCAGAATGTACTTTGCTAAATTTCATGGACACATGGACCACCCTGGCATATTAAATGACCCTTCTTTTACTTTCACCCCGAACCACCCTCTTCACAATGAACCAAGAACTCCTCTACCATCATTGGTTTCTTGCCTACTCAGGGGTGCAAGAAGAAGCCAGTGGCTGAGGGACCAACATCTGCCAAGGCACTTCATACTTGCTCCTACTACCACCAACCAGGACATAATTCAGTACTGTCAAATCTTGCTTCTTGGACTCTGCTGATTTGTCAGCCACAGGGACAGTAAATGCCACTGACTCTGTTCCCTGACTATGAGGAACTCAATGAAACAGAAGAGGGCTATGCTAGCTCT
The sequence above is drawn from the Lepus europaeus isolate LE1 chromosome 3, mLepTim1.pri, whole genome shotgun sequence genome and encodes:
- the LOC133755965 gene encoding abl interactor 1-like, which gives rise to MAELQMLLEEEIPSGKRALIESYQNLTRVADYCENNYIQATDKRKALEETKAYTTQSLASVAYQINALANNVLQLLDIQASQLRRMESSINHISQTVDIHKEKVARREIGILTTNKNTSRTHKIIAPANMERPVRYIRKPIDYTVLDDVGHGVKWLKAKHGNNQPARTGTLSRTNPPTQKPPSPPMSGRGTLGRNTPYKTLEPVKPPTVPNDYMTSPARLGSQHSPGRTASLNQRPRTHSGSSGGSGSRENSGSSSIGIPIAVPTPSPPTVGPVADSPTPPPPPPPDDVPMFDDSPPPPPPPPVDYEDEEAAVVQYNDPYADGDPAWAPKNYIEKVVAIYDYTKDKDDELSFMEGAIIYVIKKNDDGWYKGVCNRVTGLFPGNYVESIMHYTD